Proteins encoded by one window of Polaribacter haliotis:
- a CDS encoding helix-turn-helix domain-containing protein, protein MEEAELKEFIKKIGNLIKKLRLERNMTQLDLAVASNIDERQIQRLEASHTSPTIKTLYKISKALDIELYLLLKFTD, encoded by the coding sequence ATGGAAGAAGCTGAATTAAAAGAGTTTATTAAAAAAATAGGTAATCTTATTAAAAAATTACGGTTAGAAAGAAATATGACACAACTTGATTTAGCAGTTGCATCTAATATTGATGAACGACAAATACAAAGGTTGGAGGCAAGCCATACATCACCTACAATTAAGACTCTATATAAAATATCTAAAGCTTTAGATATTGAATTGTATTTACTTCTAAAATTTACTGATTGA